Proteins from a single region of Sneathiella aquimaris:
- a CDS encoding nitrilase-related carbon-nitrogen hydrolase: MMRLAVYQMQAGLANIDRNLEKIEDAARTAAGNNADLLVTPELSLSGYGAGDQMKSLAMNASGAPLKALQRISSAHDIALIAGFPELSGNNVYNSTAFVDGQKEPIIYRKSHLYGDYEKSLFTAEEPKTVKAVLNGIVIGMLICYDVEFPENVRRLALAGVELVLVPTALPAGDYSSFIARKLVPTRAFENQVTLAYANHSGNDGAFEYQGQSVIVGADGTLLAEGVQHDEALLYAEVDPAQYESSKQQNSYLADLEIVSSKRHS; encoded by the coding sequence GTGATGCGTCTTGCGGTTTATCAAATGCAGGCGGGCCTTGCGAATATTGACAGAAACCTTGAAAAAATTGAGGACGCGGCACGGACTGCGGCCGGGAACAACGCAGATCTGTTGGTAACACCGGAATTGTCGTTGTCTGGATATGGCGCCGGCGATCAGATGAAGTCTTTGGCCATGAACGCCAGCGGGGCCCCTTTAAAGGCGTTACAAAGAATTTCATCCGCGCATGACATTGCGCTGATTGCCGGTTTTCCAGAATTGTCAGGCAATAACGTTTATAACAGTACCGCATTCGTTGATGGTCAAAAAGAACCTATCATATACCGTAAATCCCACTTGTACGGTGACTATGAAAAATCTTTGTTTACGGCAGAGGAGCCAAAAACTGTCAAAGCCGTTTTGAACGGGATCGTGATCGGAATGCTGATCTGTTACGATGTCGAGTTTCCTGAAAATGTTCGCCGATTGGCGTTGGCTGGTGTGGAACTGGTTCTTGTACCAACGGCACTGCCTGCCGGAGACTATAGTTCCTTCATAGCGCGAAAACTTGTCCCGACACGTGCGTTTGAAAATCAGGTGACGCTGGCCTATGCCAATCATTCCGGTAATGATGGCGCATTTGAGTATCAAGGGCAGTCGGTTATTGTTGGCGCGGATGGCACCCTGCTGGCCGAGGGGGTGCAACATGACGAAGCCCTTTTATATGCAGAGGTAGATCCTGCACAATATGAAAGCTCGAAACAACAGAACAGCTATCTGGCGGACTTGGAAATCGTTAGTTCGAAACGGCACTCTTAA
- a CDS encoding LysR substrate-binding domain-containing protein, whose translation MISRLPPLKPLRAFEATARTGSVTAAAKELNVTHSAISHQIKTLETSLGLKLFDRQAQRLKLTSQGALLMPAVSNAFKEIAATASQMSRPSTEGRLSVSCSPALLSYWLVPRIGQFTEQYPNVQLALNSSVDRTKILSPAIDVSIIYGAAPAEDCWGRLWAQFDLFPVTSPTHLNRRTIRNLKDLEDQVLLHTDDGREWNSWFDAASARNIVPKQHHYMGDARVAIDAALNGHGVALGDTLTSSSLLSDGSLVVPFDLAVPANDAFYVACRNEIRSTPIVNVFIDWLFAALEEDKVTAPFLSSGRHISRRRSKKADIL comes from the coding sequence ATGATCAGTCGCCTTCCCCCGCTAAAACCGCTACGCGCTTTTGAGGCCACAGCCCGCACTGGCTCTGTGACCGCCGCAGCAAAAGAACTGAATGTGACACATAGCGCGATTAGCCATCAGATAAAAACACTGGAAACATCGCTGGGCCTGAAACTGTTTGACCGACAGGCGCAACGTTTGAAACTAACGTCGCAAGGCGCGCTGCTGATGCCTGCCGTATCAAACGCTTTCAAGGAAATTGCGGCAACAGCCTCCCAAATGAGCAGGCCGTCAACGGAAGGGCGCCTGTCCGTTTCCTGTTCACCGGCTCTTCTGTCCTATTGGCTGGTTCCGCGCATTGGTCAATTCACCGAACAATATCCGAATGTCCAGCTTGCTCTTAATTCGTCCGTGGACCGCACGAAAATACTCTCTCCAGCGATTGATGTCAGTATTATTTATGGGGCCGCACCAGCAGAGGATTGCTGGGGTCGCCTTTGGGCGCAATTCGATCTTTTTCCAGTGACATCCCCCACTCACCTTAACCGCCGCACCATTCGCAACTTGAAGGATCTTGAAGATCAGGTTCTTCTTCACACGGATGATGGCCGGGAATGGAACTCGTGGTTTGACGCTGCCAGCGCCCGTAATATTGTTCCCAAGCAGCATCATTATATGGGCGATGCCCGGGTCGCCATTGATGCAGCTCTGAATGGGCATGGTGTAGCGTTGGGGGATACACTGACGTCCAGCAGCCTGCTGAGCGACGGATCACTTGTGGTTCCGTTTGATCTTGCGGTACCCGCAAATGACGCTTTTTATGTTGCCTGCCGAAACGAAATACGCTCGACCCCGATTGTGAATGTGTTTATAGACTGGCTTTTTGCCGCACTCGAAGAAGACAAAGTCACAGCGCCGTTCCTGAGCTCAGGTCGGCATATTTCTCGGCGCCGGTCGAAAAAAGCAGACATACTTTAA
- a CDS encoding ABC transporter permease, with protein MRQEKPQSIRDYGPLLYPALMLIIFFVIPFGTMIAVSFFQRDVGGFYSVDFVLSNYERFLSLFFGKVLGFSLMLAVLVAISCVILAFPFTFLLTRCRRNVQICWLVGILSILSLSEVIIGFSWSTLFSKTAGLTNILVTLGIMDQAKSLYPSFGAVLTAMIYQALPYTILVLYPSLVRFDMAFLEAAKTMGASPIRAFLNVMVPVQRNTILATLIMVFVFALGSYLLPQILGRPQHWTLSVLITDQAIYQSNMPFAAAMAVFLVLMSLGLVGLTLLIGRRERQVS; from the coding sequence ATGAGGCAGGAAAAACCGCAATCCATTCGCGACTATGGGCCTTTGCTTTATCCTGCACTGATGCTGATTATCTTTTTCGTTATTCCCTTTGGAACAATGATAGCGGTCAGTTTTTTTCAACGGGATGTCGGAGGTTTCTATTCTGTCGATTTTGTCTTGAGCAATTACGAACGGTTCCTAAGCCTGTTCTTCGGAAAAGTTCTTGGCTTTTCATTGATGCTTGCCGTACTGGTTGCCATTTCCTGCGTTATTCTTGCCTTTCCGTTTACGTTTCTGTTGACCCGCTGTCGCCGGAACGTCCAGATATGCTGGCTAGTCGGTATCCTGTCCATTTTGTCCTTATCTGAAGTGATTATCGGGTTTTCATGGTCGACATTGTTTTCCAAAACGGCGGGACTGACCAATATTCTGGTAACCTTGGGGATCATGGATCAAGCGAAATCCCTTTATCCAAGTTTTGGCGCCGTTTTAACGGCAATGATTTATCAGGCGCTACCCTATACAATTCTGGTTTTGTACCCGTCGCTGGTTCGTTTTGACATGGCCTTTCTGGAAGCGGCTAAAACAATGGGGGCGTCACCAATAAGGGCGTTTTTGAACGTTATGGTGCCCGTTCAGCGGAACACAATTCTTGCGACACTGATTATGGTCTTTGTGTTTGCTCTTGGCTCATATCTGTTGCCTCAGATACTGGGCAGGCCACAGCATTGGACGCTTTCGGTCCTGATTACGGATCAGGCAATCTATCAATCCAACATGCCGTTTGCAGCGGCGATGGCTGTTTTCTTGGTATTGATGTCTTTGGGATTGGTTGGATTGACGTTGCTTATTGGCCGTAGAGAGCGGCAGGTCTCATGA
- a CDS encoding AMP-binding protein produces the protein MHEQSYFLPPKHIQDGSNLKRFLDEHDINTYEELLEKSNSDPDWFWNTLIKWQGIEFDTPYSVIRDATNGPQFVDWCVGGTLNLTKTCLDRHQHLEVWKKPAIEAVDEAGNRRVWSYEEYSEECCRISNALKKRGIKKGDTVAIYMPMIPEMAASFMAIARMGAIAIPLFSGFAAPAIALRLQDASVKAVVTATSTIRGGRKVHMAENIKAAIDQSDTVHTVMCLTRTGDALPSHSKFIDWQESLENQPATFPPVSMTSKDPLFVAYTSGTTGKPKGVVQNHLGILAKTAADFTLCLDIKKDDRHIWMTDMGWVMGPLTLICSSLVGATVILAEGAPTYAEDPFRILRLVEALKITHMGIAPTVVRQLMTLDPTPLETLDLSSLRIVPSTGEAWTPEDWHWMKDKICKNRAVPLNMSGGTELVGAILTSTVLHAIPPCGFSTQNLGVGAKVLRADGSEAEKGEVGELVVTNPPMGLTMGLWKDNDRYLKTYWSTFDDIWHHGDWAHQNEDGTWHIHGRSDDTINVAGKRVGPPEIEGALMENTNLSDAAAIAVPDDIKGVAVVCFCVLKPTVEPSDTLKKSLSAIVAERVGKPFSPREIHFSKALPKTRSMKTMRRVIRSIYLEEDPGDLSSLANPEATDFIKSAVSN, from the coding sequence ATGCACGAACAAAGCTATTTTTTGCCTCCGAAACACATTCAGGACGGTAGTAATCTAAAACGCTTCTTGGACGAGCATGACATCAACACCTATGAAGAGCTACTCGAAAAATCCAACTCTGATCCGGATTGGTTTTGGAATACCCTCATAAAATGGCAAGGTATCGAATTTGACACGCCATATTCTGTTATACGCGACGCAACAAACGGACCTCAGTTTGTCGATTGGTGCGTTGGCGGAACGCTTAACCTTACAAAAACCTGTCTTGACCGACATCAGCATTTAGAGGTTTGGAAAAAACCGGCGATTGAAGCCGTTGATGAAGCTGGCAACAGACGTGTCTGGAGTTACGAAGAATATTCTGAAGAATGCTGCAGAATTTCAAACGCACTAAAAAAACGAGGCATAAAAAAGGGGGATACGGTTGCCATCTATATGCCGATGATACCGGAAATGGCGGCGTCTTTCATGGCCATTGCCCGCATGGGTGCGATTGCAATTCCCTTATTTTCAGGTTTCGCGGCCCCTGCTATTGCACTTCGCCTTCAGGATGCTTCTGTGAAGGCTGTGGTTACGGCCACCTCTACAATTCGAGGGGGGCGTAAAGTCCACATGGCCGAGAATATCAAGGCCGCCATTGACCAATCTGACACTGTGCATACGGTGATGTGCCTTACAAGAACAGGCGACGCGCTGCCATCCCATTCAAAATTCATCGACTGGCAGGAAAGCCTTGAAAACCAGCCGGCCACGTTCCCGCCCGTTTCCATGACATCCAAAGACCCCTTATTTGTTGCCTATACTTCCGGGACCACAGGCAAGCCTAAAGGCGTCGTGCAAAATCATCTGGGTATTCTCGCAAAAACAGCAGCAGATTTCACCTTGTGTCTGGACATAAAGAAAGACGACCGCCATATCTGGATGACTGATATGGGATGGGTCATGGGGCCATTAACGCTGATCTGTTCTTCTTTGGTTGGTGCCACTGTTATTCTGGCGGAAGGGGCGCCTACCTATGCAGAAGACCCCTTTAGAATACTCAGGTTGGTCGAGGCGTTAAAGATTACCCATATGGGGATTGCCCCTACCGTTGTTCGGCAGTTAATGACACTCGACCCGACCCCTCTCGAAACACTTGATTTATCGTCTCTAAGAATTGTCCCCTCAACCGGAGAAGCTTGGACGCCCGAGGACTGGCATTGGATGAAGGATAAAATCTGTAAGAATAGAGCGGTCCCCCTGAATATGTCGGGCGGAACGGAATTAGTCGGTGCTATTTTAACCTCCACCGTTTTACATGCGATCCCACCTTGCGGATTCTCGACCCAAAATCTGGGGGTTGGCGCTAAGGTTCTAAGAGCCGATGGGAGTGAAGCAGAAAAAGGCGAGGTCGGCGAGTTGGTTGTGACTAATCCGCCGATGGGCCTCACTATGGGGTTATGGAAAGACAATGATCGTTATCTGAAAACTTACTGGTCGACGTTTGACGATATTTGGCATCATGGAGACTGGGCCCATCAGAATGAAGATGGGACCTGGCATATTCATGGGCGCTCTGATGATACCATCAATGTAGCGGGTAAGCGGGTTGGGCCGCCAGAAATTGAAGGCGCGCTGATGGAAAATACCAACCTGTCTGACGCGGCTGCAATTGCAGTCCCCGACGATATCAAAGGGGTCGCCGTCGTCTGTTTTTGCGTTCTTAAGCCCACAGTTGAACCGAGCGATACCTTGAAAAAGAGCCTCAGCGCGATTGTTGCAGAACGTGTGGGAAAACCCTTTTCCCCGCGGGAAATTCATTTTTCAAAAGCGCTTCCAAAAACACGAAGCATGAAAACAATGAGGCGGGTTATTCGATCAATCTACCTCGAGGAAGATCCTGGAGATTTATCTTCCCTTGCCAACCCGGAGGCCACGGATTTTATTAAGAGTGCCGTTTCGAACTAA
- the speB gene encoding agmatinase yields MSGEWDKQKLEALRAQFGDNHGGELYDPDFRKVADKIFSKSGTRMAPYAGIPTFLDAPIKQVDPEDPDIDDLEVAIIGIPMDLGVTNRPGARFGPRALRAIERIGPYNHVLGCAPVQDLRVADIGDIPFDSRYRLEKSLDNIEAYMHKIIAAGVMPLSVGGDHSITHPILKAVGKEGPVGLIHIDAHCDTGGSFDETKFHHGGPFRNAVLDGVLDPTRTVQIGIRGSAEYLWEFSKKSGMTVIHAEEIPGLGIPAVIEKAREIVGDGPVYVSFDIDGVDPSFAPGTGTPEVGGLTTREVLEFLRGLKGLNICGGDVVEVAPQYDPTTNSAHVGAQVLFEILSLMVFSPFIAE; encoded by the coding sequence ATGTCTGGTGAATGGGATAAGCAAAAGCTGGAAGCATTGCGGGCTCAGTTCGGTGATAATCACGGGGGTGAGCTTTATGACCCAGATTTCAGGAAGGTTGCGGATAAGATTTTTTCAAAAAGCGGCACCCGAATGGCGCCGTATGCCGGGATACCGACATTTCTGGATGCACCAATAAAGCAGGTTGATCCAGAAGATCCGGATATAGACGATTTGGAGGTCGCGATAATTGGCATTCCAATGGATTTGGGCGTTACAAATCGACCAGGTGCGCGTTTCGGGCCGCGTGCACTTCGGGCAATCGAGCGGATTGGACCGTATAATCATGTTCTGGGATGTGCGCCAGTGCAGGATCTGCGGGTAGCAGATATAGGTGACATCCCGTTTGATAGCCGATACCGGCTTGAAAAAAGCCTCGACAATATCGAAGCCTATATGCACAAGATTATCGCGGCAGGCGTTATGCCATTGTCCGTTGGCGGGGATCATTCAATTACGCATCCCATCCTAAAGGCCGTTGGAAAAGAAGGGCCGGTTGGCCTTATTCACATTGACGCACATTGTGATACGGGAGGCTCGTTTGACGAGACGAAGTTTCATCATGGCGGCCCTTTCCGGAACGCCGTTCTGGACGGTGTCCTGGATCCCACACGAACCGTTCAGATCGGGATACGCGGCTCAGCCGAATATTTGTGGGAGTTTTCGAAGAAGTCAGGCATGACCGTTATTCACGCTGAAGAAATTCCCGGGCTGGGTATACCGGCCGTGATCGAGAAGGCCCGTGAAATCGTGGGGGACGGACCTGTTTATGTCTCATTTGACATTGACGGGGTTGATCCATCATTTGCCCCTGGAACCGGCACGCCGGAAGTTGGTGGTCTAACAACTCGTGAAGTATTAGAATTTCTGCGTGGGCTTAAGGGGCTTAATATCTGCGGAGGCGATGTTGTCGAAGTCGCACCTCAGTATGACCCAACAACAAATTCGGCGCATGTGGGGGCTCAGGTTTTATTTGAAATCTTGAGCTTAATGGTTTTCAGCCCTTTTATTGCTGAATAA
- a CDS encoding ABC transporter substrate-binding protein, which produces MTRISKGGISRRALLGATAAGAATLSMPAILRADERSLKVGVYGGYFKKSFDKHIFPEFTKATGIAVTSVAEPTGEAWLVQLEQAARAKRAPADVSMMSQVAMLKGQSRDLWTALDLNKIPNSANLLDTAINKYEDGRVSGVGAVAWYINLVSNTKVIPNEPTSWAEMWDPSHKDQLGLLALVSNSFLLEVTAKTFMGGTNVLDTEEGILKALDKLAELKDNVRLWYRDEAQFEQGLKTGEIPMGQYYHDVTGLAIADGHPVRSTFPKEGGILDSGSWALSRASDKTEEAHIFMDFMSQPSVQGLMSLKVGTAPTVKRSLLTLTDEEFASVSSEIDPIIPRYDMYQSKSDWLNQKWTELIVG; this is translated from the coding sequence ATGACCAGAATTAGTAAGGGCGGTATTAGCCGCCGAGCCCTTTTAGGAGCGACTGCTGCAGGGGCTGCGACGCTTTCAATGCCAGCTATTTTGCGGGCGGATGAAAGATCTTTGAAAGTAGGGGTGTATGGCGGTTACTTTAAAAAGTCGTTTGATAAGCATATTTTCCCGGAATTTACGAAAGCCACCGGTATTGCTGTAACGTCGGTTGCCGAGCCAACCGGTGAAGCCTGGCTGGTTCAATTGGAGCAGGCGGCGCGGGCAAAACGGGCCCCGGCGGATGTTTCCATGATGTCTCAGGTCGCAATGCTGAAAGGACAATCACGAGATCTTTGGACGGCGCTGGATCTCAACAAAATCCCGAATAGTGCAAATCTGCTGGATACCGCGATTAACAAATATGAGGATGGCCGGGTTTCCGGAGTAGGCGCGGTTGCCTGGTATATTAATCTGGTGTCAAATACCAAGGTTATTCCAAACGAACCAACATCATGGGCTGAGATGTGGGATCCCTCTCATAAAGATCAGCTTGGTCTGCTCGCGCTGGTTTCAAATTCTTTCCTGCTGGAAGTGACTGCGAAAACCTTTATGGGCGGAACCAATGTGCTGGACACGGAAGAAGGTATTCTCAAGGCGCTGGATAAACTTGCTGAATTAAAAGATAACGTCAGGCTCTGGTACCGGGATGAAGCTCAGTTTGAACAGGGGCTTAAAACCGGCGAAATTCCAATGGGCCAGTATTACCATGATGTAACCGGGCTTGCGATTGCAGATGGGCATCCTGTTCGGTCAACCTTCCCTAAAGAAGGTGGCATTCTTGATTCTGGAAGTTGGGCATTGTCGCGGGCTTCTGACAAGACAGAAGAGGCGCATATCTTTATGGACTTTATGTCTCAGCCTTCCGTGCAAGGTCTGATGTCTTTGAAGGTTGGTACAGCACCAACCGTTAAACGGTCTTTGTTGACCCTGACAGATGAAGAGTTTGCCAGCGTGTCTTCAGAAATTGATCCGATTATTCCGCGGTACGATATGTATCAGAGTAAATCAGATTGGCTTAACCAGAAATGGACTGAACTGATCGTTGGTTAA
- a CDS encoding aminotransferase, giving the protein MPTASINPAVKALSAPPIPMVQKWGQSYDGALGPLLDLSQAVPGYPPHPDILNWLSEAAGDTKLAGYGNIEGETELRAAYSTHVGELYQTQMAPENIHITAGCNQAFITTIMTVAASGHSILISNPFYFNHESTLDMLGIKCKIYDTDADNGFLPNLTSMTEQIDPSVKAIVMISPNNPTGAIYPPALLEEVFKLCQERGIWLILDETYRDFLPSKRKMPHTLFSHPNWGDNLIQLYSFSKSFCIPGHRLGSITAAPEVVDQIAKVMDNLQICAPRIPQSAVAKALPGLTGWREENRLEIAARSKTLQNVITHCPDWKLKAVGAYFAYIEHPFEGYSSVLVAKNLARDRGIITIPGEFFGPRQSQYLRVAFANADQQMLEQLPKRLTMLSLNTVD; this is encoded by the coding sequence ATGCCAACAGCATCCATTAACCCGGCTGTAAAAGCACTCTCTGCGCCCCCTATCCCCATGGTTCAAAAATGGGGACAATCTTATGATGGCGCCCTTGGTCCCCTTCTCGATTTATCGCAGGCCGTTCCGGGTTACCCGCCTCATCCGGATATCCTGAACTGGTTGTCTGAAGCTGCGGGGGACACAAAACTGGCAGGCTATGGCAATATTGAAGGGGAGACCGAACTTCGAGCGGCTTACTCAACCCATGTTGGTGAACTTTACCAGACACAGATGGCGCCGGAAAATATCCATATTACTGCCGGATGCAATCAAGCCTTTATTACGACAATCATGACGGTCGCGGCGAGTGGCCATTCAATTTTGATCAGCAATCCATTCTACTTTAATCACGAGTCAACGTTGGATATGCTGGGTATCAAGTGCAAGATATATGACACGGATGCTGATAACGGCTTTTTGCCTAACCTCACAAGCATGACGGAGCAAATTGACCCGTCCGTAAAAGCGATTGTGATGATCTCTCCCAACAACCCGACAGGGGCAATATATCCACCAGCATTATTGGAGGAGGTCTTCAAACTGTGCCAAGAACGTGGGATCTGGCTTATTCTGGACGAAACTTATCGAGATTTCCTTCCGTCCAAACGGAAAATGCCTCACACCCTTTTCTCCCATCCGAATTGGGGTGACAATCTGATCCAGCTTTACAGCTTCTCCAAGTCATTCTGTATTCCCGGTCATCGTTTGGGAAGCATTACCGCGGCGCCCGAGGTTGTTGATCAGATTGCGAAGGTAATGGATAATCTTCAAATCTGCGCGCCCAGAATTCCCCAGTCGGCCGTTGCAAAAGCATTGCCAGGCCTTACTGGCTGGCGGGAAGAAAACCGCCTTGAAATCGCCGCACGATCCAAAACCTTACAAAACGTCATAACACATTGCCCGGACTGGAAATTAAAGGCGGTTGGCGCTTATTTTGCCTATATCGAACATCCTTTTGAAGGATATTCATCGGTTTTGGTTGCCAAAAACCTGGCCCGTGACCGCGGGATCATTACGATCCCGGGCGAATTTTTTGGGCCCCGACAATCGCAATATTTGCGGGTTGCTTTTGCAAATGCCGATCAGCAGATGCTGGAACAGTTACCGAAGCGTCTTACTATGCTGAGCTTGAATACAGTGGATTGA
- a CDS encoding ABC transporter permease — MNKILTFIYFAAVAFFLLLPVIVVVGVSFNEKQSLTFPPVGFSWDWYFEIFTDAEWRSALINSLVLATFSAAVAVSVALPLSWFLYRRYAPWANVFRLLGVAPFILPPVITALGFLTFWATTGAYGEPWTAILSHGIFFVTLPLVTITLGFSSIESSLVEAASTMGASERTIFRTIILPLILPYLISGFAFTFVLSLNEYIVAYMTVGFTMETLPIKIFNALRYGYTPTMASVSVLFVVVAAVVFGLIAKFGDLPKLLGNMSGEDK; from the coding sequence ATGAATAAAATTTTGACCTTCATATATTTTGCCGCAGTTGCCTTTTTCCTGCTGTTGCCTGTGATTGTCGTTGTCGGTGTTTCATTTAACGAAAAACAATCACTGACCTTTCCACCCGTTGGCTTTTCCTGGGACTGGTATTTTGAGATATTTACGGATGCAGAATGGCGGTCCGCATTGATCAATTCCTTGGTTCTTGCAACATTTTCTGCGGCCGTGGCAGTTTCTGTGGCGCTTCCTCTATCCTGGTTTTTGTATCGACGGTACGCCCCCTGGGCAAATGTCTTCAGGTTGCTTGGTGTCGCGCCTTTTATTCTTCCTCCGGTCATCACGGCGCTTGGATTTTTAACTTTTTGGGCCACAACAGGCGCGTATGGAGAGCCTTGGACAGCGATCCTAAGTCACGGTATTTTCTTTGTAACACTGCCACTGGTAACAATAACTCTGGGGTTTTCGTCGATTGAATCTTCATTGGTCGAGGCCGCATCCACCATGGGGGCCAGTGAACGAACGATTTTTCGAACCATCATATTGCCGTTGATCCTGCCATATTTGATTTCCGGGTTTGCCTTTACGTTCGTTTTGTCGCTGAACGAATATATTGTCGCTTACATGACCGTTGGTTTCACAATGGAAACCTTGCCGATCAAGATATTTAATGCCTTGCGGTATGGGTATACGCCGACAATGGCTTCTGTCTCGGTCTTGTTTGTTGTGGTGGCGGCTGTCGTTTTCGGATTGATTGCAAAATTTGGCGACCTTCCGAAATTGCTCGGTAATATGTCTGGGGAGGATAAGTGA
- a CDS encoding ABC transporter ATP-binding protein → MSGLTLSNLRKEFGSFVAVDNVELSIPQGSFVCLLGPSGCGKTTLLRMIAGLERQTGGQILMDGEDITGIPTHKRELGMVFQSLALFPHLTVAENIAYALRIRGASKAEQIARAEELLDLIHLPGYGDRAVSQLSGGQRQRVAIARALALSPKLFLLDEPLSALDAKLREEMQVELRQLQQKLGITTIVVTHDQREAMTMADLVVVMGEGRIRQAAKPVEIYRQPADTFVADFIGATNLLPVRKGADNTAVFGNQQIPGIDISAAGENLTLSVRPEELQIVKSGQSELKGTVSFVRDLGATIETFVEVEGEILTSVTSPRERVSVSVGEEVGLHLPPEHCVVLTR, encoded by the coding sequence ATGTCCGGATTGACCTTAAGTAATTTGCGAAAAGAATTCGGCTCGTTTGTTGCCGTCGATAATGTCGAGCTTTCAATCCCGCAAGGAAGCTTTGTCTGTCTGTTAGGTCCGTCTGGATGTGGTAAAACGACCCTTCTTCGCATGATTGCGGGTCTGGAACGACAAACCGGTGGTCAGATTTTGATGGATGGTGAGGATATTACGGGTATCCCGACCCATAAAAGGGAACTGGGGATGGTTTTCCAGTCTCTGGCTCTTTTTCCGCATTTGACGGTGGCAGAAAATATCGCTTATGCCCTCCGTATTCGAGGGGCTTCAAAGGCGGAACAAATCGCAAGGGCGGAAGAGCTTTTGGATCTTATCCATCTGCCGGGTTACGGCGATCGCGCCGTGTCGCAGCTATCCGGCGGGCAAAGGCAGCGAGTGGCCATTGCCCGGGCTCTTGCCTTGTCCCCCAAACTTTTTCTGCTGGATGAACCTCTTTCGGCCCTGGATGCGAAGCTCCGCGAAGAGATGCAGGTTGAACTTCGCCAGTTGCAGCAAAAACTCGGTATTACAACAATTGTTGTCACCCATGATCAACGAGAGGCCATGACGATGGCGGATCTTGTGGTTGTGATGGGAGAGGGGCGTATTCGGCAAGCAGCAAAGCCTGTGGAGATTTACCGTCAGCCCGCTGACACTTTCGTTGCAGATTTTATCGGAGCAACCAATTTGCTGCCCGTTCGTAAAGGGGCAGACAATACAGCTGTTTTTGGAAATCAGCAGATTCCTGGTATCGACATATCAGCGGCTGGTGAAAATCTGACCCTGTCTGTGCGTCCGGAGGAATTGCAGATTGTAAAATCCGGACAGTCGGAATTGAAAGGAACGGTCTCTTTTGTTCGTGATCTTGGCGCAACCATTGAGACATTCGTTGAGGTTGAAGGGGAAATCCTTACCTCGGTTACCTCACCCAGAGAACGGGTTTCTGTGTCGGTCGGGGAAGAGGTCGGCCTGCATCTTCCGCCGGAACACTGTGTGGTGCTGACCCGATGA